The genomic stretch CCTACTTTGCCATCCATTGGCCTTCTCTGATCCCGAATGACAAGGGCGCCTGGGACCAGATGAGTGAAACCCTTTCGGCCCCCTTTATCGAAGATGTTCTGGCCGGGGCAGCAGAGTGGCGCATTGTATCCAGATACCGCCTGGGGCAGCTTCTCACCGAGAGCTTTCAAAGACGCTTTTTTAAAGCCGGCGGGACCGGACATACGGAACTCCGTACCACCCTCGGAGATATCAAGGAGCTGGGGCTCATTTTTAACACCGCCCTGTGCGGATCACCCTCTTTGTCAGGCTCTTCAAGTTCTAAGGAATCAGCGGATAAAGCAGGGGGACGAATGGTGCTCACCAATCTTTGGTCGGACTTCGACCATAAACCGAAAGAGGGGAATTTTTGGAAACTCGATCTTCCTTTTGAAATCGTGCGTGATCCCTGCGTTTCCCTATTTGCGGCAGCCTCGTTGAGTGCCAATTTTCCGCCGGTGTTTTCCAATGCCGCTGTAGCTTTGGATGGAAAGCGCTTTTGGGTCACGGACGGGGGTGCAGTCGAAAACCGTGGACTGGTCTCCATCCTGCTTGTCTTAGCCGAAGAACTGGAAAATATCCAATCGAAGACAGTGGCAAAAGACAAGCGGTGGGAACTCGCCGACATCCGCATAATTGTCGCCGATGCCTCGGCCTTTCAACCGGACTATAAAAGCGATCGGGGAATAGGAGCGATGTTCGGTGCCTCCGAGCAGCTATCCAACCGCCTGATTAAGGAACTTGAACTCAGGGTTGGCGATTTGCACCAAAAGATCTCCGGAAGGGAAAAGGGGATCAAAATTATTTACTTGCCGATGCCCAATGCCATGCGCTCCAGCGGAACCTTTGGAACCCACTGGATGATGCCGTCCGCCGTAACTTTAAGGGATCCTTTGAAGAATAACGGCAGGGATCCGGGTGTAACACTCCCGGGCAAAGAAGTCAGAGAGATTATCGACGCTCTTTTTTCAAAAGAATACTCCAAATGCTATATTCAGAAAAGGTGGCCGAAATTAGCGGCCCAATCCTTTTTCGAGGAGACCAAAAGACCACGGACCGAGTTGGACGCCAATCTAAGGTAATGGGGTAAGAAAACCAGCGATGCCGCCTGAAACGGGTTTCGGGGTCGGACCCAATGCCTGCAATGGGACCCCATAACTTCTACTTCAATTGCTTTATTCCCCCGCTGTGGGCATAGTCTTTCTTTAACAGCCTGATCTCTAATTGCTAAGCACGTTCTGCACGAACGTCCCGTATTAGGGTTTGTCTATCCTTCCCAATCAGGCAACACTCGGTACGGGCGGTTGGCTATTTCTTCAGGAAGGGTGGAATTTAGGATTTACTGACGATGCAGCTTCCGCCAGGCTTGCGATTTTGTCAGTCTTTTGATCTCATTCCAGGTTTCGAGGGAATGCGCCCGCAGTCCGAGGATCCCGGGCTTTTTTTCCCAGTTGGCGATAGAGGTCACGCTTACTCCGATAAGGCCGGCGAACTCGGCCTGAGACATGCCGAATTTAGCCCGTAATCCGGCCACCTCCATACCAAGAGGCCGGTTATTCCCGGCCGATTTCTCCCGGGTCGGCTTGGACCTTTTGCCCGCCTTGGCTTTTAGGTCGGTTGTGCTTCCGGAGAGACGCTTGGAGGCCTTTGGGGAAAGCGATTTCTCCGCTTTGCGGCCGGATAGGGGCCTTGTCCCGGCCGGTTTCGCCTCCTCCGGCATCTCGATGCCGAAGACATCGGCCAGGGCGTCATCGGCGATCCTTCGGCGCCCGGATTGCACTTCGGTCGCGGCCGTAACCATGCCGACTTCGGCGCTGATCAGATCCTCATGATCCACTCCCCGCAGAAGAAACAACAACTCCGGTCGTTCATCCAGCCGTGCCCCCACACCATAGAGCACCGCGGCCACATGCTTGCACATAACGGCCCAATCCGGACAACTGCATTTCAGGCTGATTTCACCCGGCAGGGGGAAGAGCCCCTTGTTGCGGTGGGTCACGACAGACATCACATTGGCGGAAAGCCGGCCCTGGAGCAGTTCCAGAAGCGAACCGATTTGACCGGCGCAGCGCTTCTTGACCTCTTTCCACTTTTCCCCGGGAAGGGTTTTAATCGTCACCTTCACCTTGTAAAGTTCAGAGCCGCTGACCATGGCCTGGACTTCGCCTTTGGCAATATCCAGGTGACATACGGAACCGTTTCGAACATAGGTGCGTCCGCGAGGCAGGCGGTTTTCATAATCGTGAAACGACTCCATATGATCGCACCAGGCCTTTCCCCAGAACGTTCGGGCGATGGTTTTTCCTTCCAGCTCCACGGGTTGTATTTTTTGCCCCCTTTTCCGGAGCGTTTCCATCTTTTTCCTGGCTTGCGCCCGGCGTGCTGCCACGGGCACGTAGGGTTTGAAATTATACCAGCCCATTTTCTCCCCTCCTTAAAATTCAGCCCGGTCGATATCCAGGGCGACAATCCTGAGCAGCTCTTCATCCTTCATCTCTGTCAGCAGAGATTCGGCTCCGGACGTCAGGATATCGTCGGCCAGGTTTATTTTTTCCTCGATCAGAGCGTCGATCTTCTCTTCGACCGTCCCCCGGCAGATAAACTTGTGGACCAGCACGTTCCGATGCTGGCCGATGCGGAAAGCCCGGTCGGTGGCCTGATTTTCAACCGCCGGATTCCACCAGCGGTCGAAATGAATGACGTGTGAGGCGGCCGTGAGATTGAGACCCGTGCCGCCGGCCTTGAGGGAAAGCACGAAAAAAGGCGGGCCGTCTTCCCTCTGGAACAGGTCGACCAGGGCCTTCCGTTTTTTTACCGCCGTCCCGCCGTGTAAGATTATCCCCTGGCGGCCGAACACCCCCCCGAGAAAGGCGGCGATCGGCTCGGTCATTTCACGGAATTGGGTGAATACCAGGAGTTTTTCCTGTCGCGAGGCGATTTCCTCGCCAATGGCGCCAAGGCGGTCGAACTTTCCGCTGTCGGCCGGTTCGTATCCGCCGTGTCCCAGGAAGTGGCTCGGATGATTGCATATCTGCTTGAACCGGAGAAGATAGGCCAGTACCAGCCCGCGCCGTTTGATCCCGTCGAGTCCTTTGAGCGCCGACCTGAGCTCCTCCACGGATCGGGCATACAGGACAGCCTGTTTTTTGGACAGGCCGCAAAAGGCCTTCGTCTCGGTCTTGTCGGGCAGATCCTGAATAATAGTCCTGTCGGTCTTAAGCCTTCTCAGGACATACGGCCGGATCAGATTCCGCAAAGGCGCGTAGCAGTCCGGTCCTCGCCCCTCCAGCCCCTGGACGAATTTCTTAAATCGGGCGGCAGACCCCAGCAGGCCGGGGCAGAGAAAATCAAAAAGAGACCAGAGATCGGAGAGCCGATTCTCAACCGGCGTTCCGGTAAGGGCAATCCGGGTTTCAGCCCTGAGCTCTTTGACCGCCTTGGTCTGGCGCGTGGACGGGTTTTTGACCGCCTGGGCCTCATCCAGGATCACCAGTCGCCAGGGCCTGTCCAGAAGCCATTTCTGTCTCAGGAGCATCCCGTAAGTAGTCAGGGCCACATCGACCCCGGTGAAAACCTTGGCAGGATTTTTAGCCATGGCTGCCAGGTCGGCCTGATCCGTTTCCGAGGGATGGACAAAAACGGTCTTAAGCGCCGGGGCGAAGCGATTGATTTCAGCCTTCCAGTTGGCCAGAAGCGAGGCCGGAAGGACCAGGAGTGCGGGCCGTTCGGATGGGTTCTCTTTCATGGCCAGGAGAAGACAGAGGACCTGAACGGTCTTACCCAGCCCCATGTCATCGGCCAGACAGGCCCCCAGTCCGAGGTTAGTCAGAAACCAAAGCCAGTTAACCCCGATTTCCTGGTAGGGTCGAAGCGTTCCGCGAAAGCCCGGGGCCGACGCGGTTGCGGCCAATTTTCCCGGCTCGCGCAAGGCCGCAAGGATATCAGAAAGCCATTTTCCGGCCCCGATGAAGGACCACTCACGATCTTCGCTCTTGAAACGGCCTTCGACATTCAGATCCGACGGGGCACCGGCCAGAAGGCGCATCCCTTGAATAAAAGAAATGCCTTCCCCGGCAGCCTCGGCCTCCACTTTTTTCCAATGGGCCAGGGCCTCAGATAATTTTTCCCGGTCCACCTCAACCCACTGGCCCTTGACATAAGCCAACCCGTCCTCGGAGGCCATAAGGGCCCGCCATTCCGCTTCAGTCAAATGCTGATCCCCCAGGGCCAGCCCCACCCTGAAGTCCAACATGGCGCCGGCTTCGAACCGGCTCTGTCTTTTTTCGCCGATGGTCACGGCCACTCGGGGCCGGGGCCGCTTCCGCCACCAATCCGGTATCCGCACCAGGAGACCGCTTTCCTCCAGAAGGGGGATGTTTTTAAGAAGACGATAGGCCTCGGACGTGGACCAGGCCAGAGGATGAAAGACATCGCCCGAATCCACCAGGTCCTTGACGAAGGGGATCATCTCGGAGGCCCGATAGACGGGCGAAAGCAGCTTGATCAGAGCGGCCTTGTTGTGCTCACCGGCATATTCCTGGAGGGCCTTTCCCAAAGGCTGATATTGGACACGCCCCCCCCTTGGAAAGACTGGGAGCGTAAGTGGCCAGAAAGGCGAAAGGGAAATCGGGATCACGTCTGTTCTCCGCCAGGT from Deltaproteobacteria bacterium encodes the following:
- a CDS encoding SWIM zinc finger family protein, with the protein product MGWYNFKPYVPVAARRAQARKKMETLRKRGQKIQPVELEGKTIARTFWGKAWCDHMESFHDYENRLPRGRTYVRNGSVCHLDIAKGEVQAMVSGSELYKVKVTIKTLPGEKWKEVKKRCAGQIGSLLELLQGRLSANVMSVVTHRNKGLFPLPGEISLKCSCPDWAVMCKHVAAVLYGVGARLDERPELLFLLRGVDHEDLISAEVGMVTAATEVQSGRRRIADDALADVFGIEMPEEAKPAGTRPLSGRKAEKSLSPKASKRLSGSTTDLKAKAGKRSKPTREKSAGNNRPLGMEVAGLRAKFGMSQAEFAGLIGVSVTSIANWEKKPGILGLRAHSLETWNEIKRLTKSQAWRKLHRQ